The region GTTGACACAACGAGACGGCATCAATCGCTTTGCAATCTTCTCTTCGGATGTGGCCTTCATGGATTTTCAAACGAGCATTCTCGGGCGCATGAACGGTTTTCTCTACCGCTGCCGCGCCGACGAAAACTACACGATGCTCGAGATGACCAACGGCATCGAGCGCATTTTCGGTTACCCCGCCGACGAGATCATCGGCAATCGCGCGCGGACCTTCACCTCGATCATGTACGAGGAAGACGTGCCTTTGATGGACGAGGTGGTCGGGCAGGCGCTTGAGCAGCGGACGGACTGGACGATGGAATACCGCATCCGCCACGCCAAGGGCCATCTCACCTGGGTGACCGAAACCGGTGGCGGCATCTGGGACGAGAAGGGCGAGCTTCTCTATCTCGAGGGCAGCATCATCAATATCGAATCGCTTTATCAGCGAATCGACGAACAGACCGCCGACATGCGCGTCACCGCCTCGAAGACCAACGAGATCCTGCAGTCGCTGCGCTACCTCAAGCTGCTCGCCGTCAATGCCGGTATCGAGGCGGCCCGTGCCGGCACGGCAGGGTCAGGCTTTGCCGTGCTTGCAGCCGAGATGCGCACCCTCGCCAACTCCTCGGAGGAGGCCGCACGCGCCATTTCCAACGCGCAACGCAAGCCAGAAGGCTGAGCGCTACGCGAGCAGCGGCAGATTCGCGGCTCACGTCGATAGCCCGCATTGTTAACCGTCCCGCGCGAACTGCAATATCGTGGTTTTCCAATGATTTGCAGAAATCCTGCGGGTGAAGAACCTCATCGCATTATCGGTAATGTTAGGGCCGCGTTAACTTTTTGTTAACCATACTAGCGGTAGACATGGTCAACGATTTCTTCACACAGATGACCAAAGTGCTAACAGACGCTCGCTCTATCCGAATCAAGGGCCGCTCTTTCCTGGCGGTCATGCTGTCCCCGGACCTGCCGATCGATGATTGGTTGACCAGATTGGACGATCTGGCTGCCCGTTCGGCCGGCTTCTTCCTGGGGCGGCCTGTCGTTCTCGATTTGACGGACCTGCAAATCGACCGGCCGCAGCTGAAGGACCTCATCGCCGAACTTGCCAAGCGCAATGTTAGCATCATGGGTATCGAGGGCGCGCGCCCTTCGATCCTCGGCGCGGGCATGCCTCCGGCACTGAAAGGCGGCCGCTCCGCTTCCGACATCGAGGTTCAGGCGAACGAGCCTGCCGATCCGGTGGCCAAGCCAACAGCGACCGAGACCCGCCCGGTAACGACAACGCAATCCATCGTCATCAGGGAACCGGTGCGCTCGGGGCAGTCGGTGATCTTCCCGGAAGGCGACGTCACCATCGTCGGCTCGGTCGCCTCGGGCGCGGAAGTGATCGCCGGCGGCTCCGTCCATATCTACGGCGCGTTGCGCGGCCGGGCCATGGCAGGCTCCATCGGAAACGCATCGGCGCGGATCTTTTGCCGCAAGCTCGAGGCCGAGCTGGTGGCGATCGACGGCATCTACAAAATGGCGGAAGACATGGCCCCCAATCTTCGCGGACAGGCTGTCCAGCTCTGGCTCGAAGAGGACGCGATCATGGCGGAAAAACTGATCTGACTCGGCTGCGGCCACGACAAAGGAGAGAGAAATGGGGAAAGTGATCGTCGTCACGTCAGGCAAGGGCGGGGTCGGAAAGACGACCTCGACCGCCGCATTGGGAGCGGCGCTGGCGCAACGCAATGAAAAGGTCGTCGTCGTCGATTTCGACGTCGGCTTGCGCAATCTCGACCTCGTGATGGGCGCAGAGCGGAGGGTCGTCTACGACCTGATCAACGTCATCCAGGGCGACGCCAAGCTCACCCAGGCGCTGATCCGCGACAAGCGGCTGGAGACGCTGTTCCTGCTGCCGGCCTCTCAAACCCGCGACAAGGACAATCTGACGGCCGAGGGTGTCGAGCGCGTCATCAACGATCTGAAGCGCTACTTCGACTGGATCATCTGCGACAGCCCCGCCGGGATCGAGCGCGGCGCGACACTTGCCATGCGCCATGCCGATGTCGCCGTGGTCGTCACCAATCCGGAAGTCTCGTCTGTACGCGATTCAGACCGGATCATCGGCCTGCTCGACGCCAAGACCGCCAAGGCCGAACGCGGCGAGCGGATGGAAAAGCATCTGCTGCTCACCCGCTATGACGCCAACCGCGCCGAACGCGGCGACATGTTGAAGGTCGACGACGTCCTCGAGATCCTCTCCATCCCGCTCCTCGGCATCGTGCCGGAGAGCATGGATGTGCTGCGCGCCTCCAACATCGGTGCGCCGGTCACGCTGGCGGAAAGCCGCAGCGCGGCTGCGATGGCTTATTTCGATGCCGCGCGCCGGCTCGCCGGCGAAACCTTGCCGATCACGATCCCCGAGGAAAAGCGCAATCTATTCGGCAAGATCTTCGGACGGAGGGCAGCATGAATATCTTCCGTCTTTTCAACAAGCAGAGAACGGCACCCGCCGCCCGCGAACGCTTGCAGGTGCTCCTTGCGCACGAACGCTCATCGGCAGGATCGGACCTTGTTTCGCTGCTGCGCGAGGAAATCCTTGCGGTCATAGCAAAACATGTCGAGCTCGACCACGACAAGGTGCAGGTGACGATCGACCGCAACGAGTTTGTCTCCACTCTTGAGATCGACGTCGAAATCCCGCTGAACGCAGCCGTACAGGCCGCTTGAGGGCAATATCCGGGGGACGACGGACGGAACCGATCGTCGTCTCCCGAACACGAAGTGGGTTACGATCGCGGGCGCGTCTTCTGCGGATCGTAATGCGAAAGCGGCACGATCGTCGCCGGCAAACGCTTCTGGTGGCCGTCGAGCTTGCCGATCTCGACCTCGGTGCCCGGGCTCGCATGCATCACGTCTATGCGGGCGAGCGCGATCGTCTTGCCGAGAACAGGCGAGCGCGTGGCGCTGGTGACGACGCCGATCTGGGCCCGGCCGATATGGACGCAATCGCCATGGCCGACCGCCTCGTTCGCCTGGATATCAAGGCCGACGAGCAGATGGCGCGGATGTTCCTTGCGCCGGATCAGCGCCTCGCGGCCGATGAAATCGTCCTGTTTGGATTTCAGCGGCACGGTAAAGCCGATGCCGGCCTCGAACGGATCCGTCTGGTCGGTGAATTCGTGGTGGGCAAAGATCAGGCCCGCCTCGATGCGGACCATGTCGAGTGCCTCCAGCCCCATCGGCTTCAGCCCGTGCGGTTGGCCTGCCTCCCAGACGGCATCGAACACCCCCAGCGCATCCTTCGGATGACAGAAGATCTCGTAGCCGAGCTCGCCGGTATAGCCCGTGCGCGAGATCACGACCGGCGCCCCCTCGAAGCCGCCGATGCGGCCGACGGTGAAGCGGAACCATTCGAGCTCGCCGATCGCGGGCTGGCGCGGCGCCGTCCAGATAATCTCCTTCAGGATGTCGCGGCTCCGCGGCCCTTGCAGCGCGATATTGTGCAACTGATCGGTCGATGAGCGAACCCAGGCCTTGAAACCCTTCTTCTCGGCCTGCTGACGCAGCCATATGCCGCTGAAATCATCGCCGCCGATCCAGCGGAAGTTCTTGTCGCCGAGTCTGAAGAGGGTGCCGTCGTCGATCATGCCGCCGTTTTCGTAGCACATCGCGGAATAGACGACCTGGCCGGTCGAGAGTTTTCGCACGTCGCGCGTCAGGCAGTATTGCAGCAGTTCCTCGGCGTCCGGACCCGTCACTTCGAACTTCCGCAAGGGCGAGAGATCGATGACGGCGGCGCGCTCGCGGCAGGCCCAGTATTCCTCGACCGGTCCTTCGGACGAGAAGCGGTTCGGCAACCAGTAGCCGCGATATTCCGTATAGTCTCGCGTCAACGCCGAAAGGCGGGGATGGAAGGCGGTTTCGCGCGTCAGTTCGGCTTCGGCATCTGGGGTCATGCGATAGGCTACCGCTCGTGAGAATTTCTCTTTTCCGGAAAAGGTGCGGACGTGGATATCCGTCGGATCCCAGCCGTTCGCCGCATCGATATCGTCAGGGCAGGACGATGAGACGCAGACGAGATCCGTCAGCGCACGCATCAGCACGTAATCGCCGGGACGCGACCAGGGCTCGTCGAGATAGAGCTGGTTGTTGTGGTCGATATTGGTATTGTAGAAATAGTTCAGCGCTTCCCAGCCCTTGCGCCCGGCAATGCCATAAGGCGCCAGCGCCGCGTTGAAATTGTCCGTGCAGTTGACGTGGCCGGGATAACCCATGTCGTCGTAATAGCGTGAATTGCAGGCAGTCGCGAAAGCGTCGTGGCGGCCGACCGTATCCTGGACGATCTCGACCAGCGGCTCGAAGTCGCGGTCGAAAGCCTTGGACGGCAGGCCGGGCGTGGGATAGCTGCGGCCGAGCAGCGTGCGGGTGACGGTCGAATCGAGCGCGAGATCGAGGCCCTTGTCGACCTTGCGGGCGGCAAAGGCCTGGAAATCGGTGCACTGGCGCCCATAGACGTCGATGATCTGAATGAATTCGCCGGCGCGCACGAAATAGGCGGCTGCGCTCGCCGCCCGGATGCGGATATCCTCGATCGGATCGGCCGCCGGCTCCGGCAGGGCGGAGGCATAGTCGCGGACCAGCAGGCTGCGCTTGATCCGGATCTCGATCGGCGTCGCCGTGTCCTGCGCCTCCGGCGACATGGCGCCGGCGGGTGCCGCAACGATCAGCAGACCCTTCACGGCAATCGTGAACTCCGCCCGGCTGCCCGGCGTCGATCCTGCCCCGAAGACGCGGAGCGCGCCGGCCGCTGCGAGATCGGCGCCGCGCCGCTGAAGTGCCGCGCGCGTGCGGGCAGCACTCTCATCCTCCGCCTGAAGAATGGCCTTCAAGCCCTCGGCTGAATTGCTGAATGCCGTTCCGAGACCGGCTGCCTGGAAGCGCCCTTTTTCGTCAAGGAAGGAGAGCTCACAAATCTGCCCGCCTTCGCTGTCGATGACGCTCACGCGGTCGCCCGGCTCCACGCGCACGACGACCGATCCGCCACCCTTTGCCCGGTAGCGTTCACTGCCCGCCGGCAGGGCGGGAATACCGGGGTAATGGACGAGGCTCGGAACGATCGTTCGGGGGCCCGGCATGACAGGATGAAGTTCTCGCATTCTACCCTCATGGGGGATCGGCATGCCCTTCAGCATACGCCCATACAGGTTACAAAATGCCTATGGAAAGTAAAGTCATATTGACTAAAAAGAAAATATCTTCACTATGCATCAAGAGTTCAGGCTCGGAGAATCCGTCGGGAGCGCGGATCGCCAAAATCATCCGAGCGCGCTCGAGACCGTCAGGGAGACACGTTCAGGGAGACGTACAGAGATACGTCCGGAACAATCGAATGGGGAATTTCGCCGATGACAGATATTGTGGAGGCCGGAATTGCATCCGGCACCGAAGGTAAGCTTATACGCGCGCTCGACTGGAAGGGCGCATTCTGGGTGGCCGCGGGCGTGCCGCCGCTCGTTCTCTTCTCCATCGGCGGCATCGCAGGCACGACGGGCAAGCTCGCCTTCGTCGTCTGGATCATCTCGATGGTGATGGGTTTCCTGCAATCCTTCACCTATGCCGAGATCGCCGGC is a window of Rhizobium lentis DNA encoding:
- a CDS encoding methyl-accepting chemotaxis protein, whose translation is MDFQTSILGRMNGFLYRCRADENYTMLEMTNGIERIFGYPADEIIGNRARTFTSIMYEEDVPLMDEVVGQALEQRTDWTMEYRIRHAKGHLTWVTETGGGIWDEKGELLYLEGSIINIESLYQRIDEQTADMRVTASKTNEILQSLRYLKLLAVNAGIEAARAGTAGSGFAVLAAEMRTLANSSEEAARAISNAQRKPEG
- the minC gene encoding septum site-determining protein MinC translates to MTKVLTDARSIRIKGRSFLAVMLSPDLPIDDWLTRLDDLAARSAGFFLGRPVVLDLTDLQIDRPQLKDLIAELAKRNVSIMGIEGARPSILGAGMPPALKGGRSASDIEVQANEPADPVAKPTATETRPVTTTQSIVIREPVRSGQSVIFPEGDVTIVGSVASGAEVIAGGSVHIYGALRGRAMAGSIGNASARIFCRKLEAELVAIDGIYKMAEDMAPNLRGQAVQLWLEEDAIMAEKLI
- the minD gene encoding septum site-determining protein MinD is translated as MGKVIVVTSGKGGVGKTTSTAALGAALAQRNEKVVVVDFDVGLRNLDLVMGAERRVVYDLINVIQGDAKLTQALIRDKRLETLFLLPASQTRDKDNLTAEGVERVINDLKRYFDWIICDSPAGIERGATLAMRHADVAVVVTNPEVSSVRDSDRIIGLLDAKTAKAERGERMEKHLLLTRYDANRAERGDMLKVDDVLEILSIPLLGIVPESMDVLRASNIGAPVTLAESRSAAAMAYFDAARRLAGETLPITIPEEKRNLFGKIFGRRAA
- the minE gene encoding cell division topological specificity factor MinE, which gives rise to MNIFRLFNKQRTAPAARERLQVLLAHERSSAGSDLVSLLREEILAVIAKHVELDHDKVQVTIDRNEFVSTLEIDVEIPLNAAVQAA
- a CDS encoding DUF1989 domain-containing protein; protein product: MRELHPVMPGPRTIVPSLVHYPGIPALPAGSERYRAKGGGSVVVRVEPGDRVSVIDSEGGQICELSFLDEKGRFQAAGLGTAFSNSAEGLKAILQAEDESAARTRAALQRRGADLAAAGALRVFGAGSTPGSRAEFTIAVKGLLIVAAPAGAMSPEAQDTATPIEIRIKRSLLVRDYASALPEPAADPIEDIRIRAASAAAYFVRAGEFIQIIDVYGRQCTDFQAFAARKVDKGLDLALDSTVTRTLLGRSYPTPGLPSKAFDRDFEPLVEIVQDTVGRHDAFATACNSRYYDDMGYPGHVNCTDNFNAALAPYGIAGRKGWEALNYFYNTNIDHNNQLYLDEPWSRPGDYVLMRALTDLVCVSSSCPDDIDAANGWDPTDIHVRTFSGKEKFSRAVAYRMTPDAEAELTRETAFHPRLSALTRDYTEYRGYWLPNRFSSEGPVEEYWACRERAAVIDLSPLRKFEVTGPDAEELLQYCLTRDVRKLSTGQVVYSAMCYENGGMIDDGTLFRLGDKNFRWIGGDDFSGIWLRQQAEKKGFKAWVRSSTDQLHNIALQGPRSRDILKEIIWTAPRQPAIGELEWFRFTVGRIGGFEGAPVVISRTGYTGELGYEIFCHPKDALGVFDAVWEAGQPHGLKPMGLEALDMVRIEAGLIFAHHEFTDQTDPFEAGIGFTVPLKSKQDDFIGREALIRRKEHPRHLLVGLDIQANEAVGHGDCVHIGRAQIGVVTSATRSPVLGKTIALARIDVMHASPGTEVEIGKLDGHQKRLPATIVPLSHYDPQKTRPRS